In a genomic window of Styela clava chromosome 7, kaStyClav1.hap1.2, whole genome shotgun sequence:
- the LOC120329098 gene encoding uncharacterized protein LOC120329098, whose product MGILSVIATLLCLAGIGFGVVALATTSWINPGVGLFQTCVTFITQRCDITIGDDIIVMVVACLICIGLFLSIPAVLLLFVDILRTNKRKVLAAGALLVIAGILIAAGSTTYTVLRKPNNFAAALGLEDFGYSYYMSWGSCGSIFLAGIFAFAASAAAK is encoded by the exons aTGGGTATTTTATCTGTGATAGCAACATTATTGTGCTTGGCTGGTATTGGATTCGGAGTAGTTGCTTTGGCCACAACTTCTTGGATTAATCCAGGTGTCGGTCTTTTTCAGACATGTGTCACCTTTATAACGCAAcgttgtgacatcacaatag GAGACGATATCATTGTTATGGTCGTTGCCTGCTTGATATGTATAGGATTATTCTTGAGTATCCCGGCCGTTCTCCTGCTGTTTGTTGATATTCTAAGGACAAATAAAAGAAAAGTATTGGCAGCTGGAGCGCTTTTGGTAATCGCAG GAATACTCATAGCTGCTGGATCAACCACCTACACCGTACTACGGAAACCAAATAATTTTGCTGCAGCCCTAGGACTGGAAGATTTTGGATACAGCTATTATATGTCTTGGGGCAGTTGTGGCTCCATATTTCTAGCTGGGATTTTTGCATTTGCTGCAAGTGCTGCTGCAAAATGA
- the LOC120329082 gene encoding uncharacterized protein LOC120329082, protein MKVGTLFVAVLCMVIIAVAAEKQCTPLMGLGSESRKLCIVAKNGVSETVDADDCHKHEDCCKTEEGESAVCYAQVDAEKLTAEASKAGNVDDTDDLYEKAMKMKKDSARFLRLPSPAFPQIIPFPASCKLTPNEPYVLDPPVDIPYCIRIPCSVDNAALDTDPNLCRSQPGCYFDKELFDFRKVFGPRIFPEVPVCHIAIRNALFQQKAQLVVKEHRVWNPFFTNCILKEFSLLMSQRKGCELIPFFDVSHVSFQLAGWKDITYRECSLIDGCFRYGSGCYYSIVRVKSSPCSPPTVPQLASSSNCPYKPTPFPILAPLKGRFDGCCEVNLCYLSKSEISKMYSGPSLKS, encoded by the exons ATGAAAGTTGGAACACTATTTGTTGCAGTTCTATGCATGGTGATTATTGCTGTTGCCGCTGAGAAGCAATGTACTCCACTGATGG gACTCGGAAGCGAAAGTAGAAAACTATGCATTGTTGCAAAGAACGGTGTGTCAGAAACAGTCGATGCTGATGATTGCCACAAACATGAAGATTGTTGTAAAACTGAGGAAGGGGAAAGTGCAGTTTGTTACGCTCAAGTTGACGCAGAAAAAC TTACGGCAGAAGCTTCAAAGGCTGGAAATGTCGACGATACTGATGATTTGTATGAAAAAgctatgaaaatgaagaaagaCAGCGCAAGATTTCTTCGTTTACCATCACCAG CATTTCCTCAAATTATTCCATTTCCAGCAAGTTGTAAACTAACACCGAATGAGCCTTACGTTCTTGATCCACCAGTTGATATTCCTTATTGTATCAG AATCCCATGTTCAGTCGACAATGCAGCACTAGACACCGATCCTAATCTCTGTAGATCACAACCTGGTTGTTATTTTGACAAAGAATTGTTTGATTTCCGAAAAGTTTTTGGACCACgtatttttccagaagttccAGTTTGTCATATAGCAATAAGAAATGCTCTTTTTCAACAAAAAGCTCAATTAGTCGTGAAAGAG CACCGAGTATGGAATCCTTTCTTCACAAACTGCATTCTTAAAGAATTCTCACTATTGATGAGCCAACGAAAAGGTTGCGAACTTATTCCATTTTTTGACGTTTCTCACGTTAGTTTCCAATTAGCCGGATGGAAAG atATTACTTACAGAGAATGTTCGTTGATTGATGGATGTTTTAGATACGGATCCGGTTGTTATTATTCAATTGTCAGGGTCAAATCAAGCCCATGCAGTCCTCCAACAGTTCCTCAGTTAGCTTCCAGCAGTAACTGTCCGTATAAACCAACCCCCTTTCCAATATTGGCTCCTCTTAAAGGAAGATTCGACGGATGTTGCGAGGTTAATTTGTGTTATCTTTCTAAATCGGAGATCTCAAAAATGTATTCTGGACCATCTCTTAAGTCTTAA